One Fictibacillus halophilus genomic window, GGTAAAAAGGTACGCCTGTAACTCCATATGCTTTTGCTGTTTCTTCATCAGCTCGAACCTCATCTGCCATCTCTTCGCTTGAGAGCATTTGTATTACTGATTCTCTATCTAACCCTACTTCTACAGCAAGATCTGCTAATGTAGCATGATCCCCGATATGTTTGGATTCTGTAAAAAAGGCGTATAAAATGCGTTCTGTCATTTCCTGCATCTTACCTTCTTTTTTAGCAAACATCGTCAAACGGTGAGCGTCAAAAGTATTGGTGAGAATCATTGTATCCATGTGATACTCCAGTCCTGATTCCTTCGCCATTTGTATCACGTTTTGCGTGTTTGCTTTAGCAGCATCTATACTCATTCCATATTTTTTAGATAGTTTTTCATAGATGTTATCTTTAACGTCACGTTCCATCGTAGGATCCAGTTCAAAGCAGCGATACGTCACTTCAACGGGATGATTGATCTTTTTGATAGCGTCCTCCAGACGCTTTTTGCCAATATAGCAGAATGGTCAAGCAAAGTCTGTCCACATTTCAATATGCAACATCGTAAATCCCTCCATTTGATTCATGTCTACCATAGTATAAAAGGAAACTGTATATTTTACACGTGGTTTGATTCT contains:
- a CDS encoding DsbA family oxidoreductase, whose protein sequence is MGKKRLEDAIKKINHPVEVTYRCFELDPTMERDVKDNIYEKLSKKYGMSIDAAKANTQNVIQMAKESGLEYHMDTMILTNTFDAHRLTMFAKKEGKMQEMTERILYAFFTESKHIGDHATLADLAVEVGLDRESVIQMLSSEEMADEVRADEETAKAYGVTGVPFYLINKKYALTGAQPTDVFVQALNKIIAENEITILNDDDGMSCDDDGCEIPKK